From a region of the Panicum virgatum strain AP13 chromosome 2K, P.virgatum_v5, whole genome shotgun sequence genome:
- the LOC120672841 gene encoding protein RDM16-like isoform X1, whose protein sequence is MDRDRSSRRAREDDGRSRDRDDDRHRRRSRHDIDDNHKHEGGDDDRRRRHRHREKDGGGADEDSRSHRHHRNKEDHRSHRHRDGGDDGDDRRRDSRRSVSSSESPPSFTNRDRSSSRPRESIERRDSADLEPPSSSRKRGHEGGGGGDEADRDVGKRARASVEPPPPKEERPRRERRRFEDVDADGKNVDVRSKGSKEISSHDQKGELAVNGDLQSGAARNDGSQQPLNAAPAVVSSSIPVSSKVSSITTNNENEGVSIRSDQVTGKSSTDGSATSAAGKNSNLSLDALAKAKKALQLKKELSEKLKKLPMLNKLGTTGTDTQVSKKENTKTAVEALTVTKGEAKHTGPVSGLPTSSVSGTPAAAGAIGIPGLTNISNLDAVKRAQELAAKMGFRQDPQFAPLINMFPGTSTELTVPQRPPKAPVLRLDAQGREIDEQGNIISMSKPTNLSTLKVNINKQKKEAFQIIKPDLDSLAKSSAHFDERMGINQNKLLRPKRPGFQFVEEGKLSRQAELHRIKSQFGEAQAKELKVKQAQLAKVKAEVDMNPNLIEVASGMRAPKQKQKEAIPDIEPWDAKILLSATYEVFTVEKLNMDRITIYVEHPEPLDPPAEPAPPPPQPLKLTKKEQKKLRTQRRLAKEKDRQEMIRQGLLEPPKPKVKMSNLMKVLGSEAVQDPTRLEMEIRTAAAEREQAHVDRNIARKLTPSERREKKERKLFDDSTNTVETTVCVYKIRDLSHPQTRFKVDVNAQENRLTGAAVITDGISVVVVEGGKKSIKRYNKLMLNRIDWAAAVSGEDDADEEPDKPVNSCALVWQGSVAKPAFHRFTVHNCRSEAAAKKVFADASVPHYWDLAVNFSEDSS, encoded by the exons ATGGATCGCGACCGCTcctcccgccgcgcccgcgaAGACGACGGCCGCTCCCGCGACCGGGATGACGaccgccaccgtcgccgcaGCCGCCACGACATCGACGACAACCACAAACACGAAGGCGGGGacgacgaccgccgccgccgccaccgccaccgcgaaaaggacggcggcggcgccgatgaggacagccgcagccaccgccaccaccgcaacAAAGAAGACCaccgcagccaccgccaccgcgacggtggggacgacggcgacgaccgccgccgcgatAGCCGCCGGTCCGTGTCCTCGTCGGAGTCCCCGCCGTCCTTCACGAACCGGGACCGCTCGTCGAGCCGCCCGCGGGAGTCCATCGAGCGCCGCGACTCCGCTGACCTCGAGCCGCCGTCCTCGTCACGGAAGCGGGGCCAcgagggcggtggcggtggggacGAGGCCGACCGAGATGTCGGCAAGCGGGCTAGGGCCTCTGTGGAGCCGCCTCCCCCCAAGGAGGAGAGGCCTAGGCGTGAGCGCCGGAGGTTTGAGGATGTTGATGCTGATGGAAAGAATGTTGATGTGAGGAGTAAGGGGAGCAAGGAGATCTCATCTCATGACCAGAAGGGGGAGTTAGCAGTTAATGGAGATTTACAGAGTGGTGCTGCGCGTAAT GATGGTTCTCAGCAACCGCTCAATGCTGCACCTGCTGTAGTGTCATCGTCTATTCCCGTGTCTTCAAAGGTATCTTCGATTACTACCAACAATGAAAATGAGGGGGTTAGTATTAGATCTGATCAGGTTACTGGAAAATCTAGTACAGATGGAAGTGCAACCTCAGCTGCTGGCAAAAATAGTAATCTATCTCTTGATGCTTTAGCCAAAGCAAAAAAAGCTTTGCAACTGAAGAAGGAATTGTCAGAAAAACTCAAGAAGTTACCCATG CTTAATAAACTTGGCACTACTGGCACTGATACACAAGTTTCTAAGAAAGAAAATACAAAAACAGCTGTAGAAGCACTGACTGTTACTAAAGGAGAAGCAAAGCATACTGGTCCAGTTTCTGGTCTGCCCACAAGTAGTGTCTCTGGGACTCCAGCGGCAGCTGGTGCAATTGGTATTCCGGGTCTTACAAACATTTCCAATCTGGATGCTGTGAAGCGAGCACAAGAGCTTGCTGCTAAGATGGGATTCCGGCAAGATCCACAGTTTGCTCCTCTCATCAACATGTTTCCTGGTACATCCACCGAACTTACTGTGCCTCAAAGACCTCCCAAGGCTCCTGTCCTTCGCCTTGATGCTCAGGGTAGGGAAATTGATGAGCAGGGAAACATTATCAGCATGTCAAAGCCAACAAATTTGAGTACTCTAAAG GTCAatataaacaagcaaaagaaggaggcTTTTCAAATCATCAAGCCAGACTTGGATTCTCTTGCAAAATCAAGTGCTCATTTTGATGAAAGGATGGGCATAAACCAAAACAAGCTCCTCCGTCCTAAAAGACCAGGATTTCAGTTTGTTGAAGAGGGCAAACTCTCTAGGCAGGCTGAATTGCATAGAATTAAG AGTCAATTTGGTGAAGCACAAGCTAAAGAGCTCAAAGTAAAGCAAGCCCAGCTTGCGAAGGTAAAGGCAGAAGTAGACATGAACCCAAACCTTATTGAAGTTGCTTCTGGTATGAGAGCTCCAAAGCAAAAGCAGAAGGAAGCAATTCCTGACATTGAGCCATG GGATGCAAAAATTTTACTTTCCGCCACATATGAGGTTTTCACTGTGGAGAAGCTTAATATGGACAGGATCACCATATATGTGGAACATCCAGAGCCATTAGACCCACCGGCTGAaccggcaccaccgccgccccagCCACTGAAGTTAACTAAAAAAGAGCAGAAGAAGCTGAGAACACAGAGGCGTCTTGCTAAGGAAAAAGATAGGCAAGAAATGATTAGGCAAGGCCTATTGGAGCCACCCAAACCAAAGGTCAAAATGAGCAATCTTATGAAAGTTCTAGGCTCTGAAGCTGTGCAAGATCCCACACGGCTGGAGATGGAAATCAGAACTGCCGCTGCAGAGCGTGAGCAGGCTCATGTAGACCGCAACATTGCCCGCAAGCTCACACCATCTGAGCGCCGTGAGAAGAAAGAGCGGAAGCTCTTTGATGATTCTACTAATACAGTGGAGACTACAGTTTGTGTTTACAAGATCAGAGACCTGTCCCATCCACAGACACGCTTCAAAGTTGATGTCAACGCACAAGAGAATAGGCTAACTGGTGCTGCAGTCATCACCGATGGTATCAGTGTTGTGGTTGTTGAAGGAGGGAAGAAGTCAATCAAAAGGTACAATAAGCTCATGCTCAACCGGATAGACTGGGCAGCCGCAGTTAGTGGTGAGGATGATGCTGACGAGGAACCTGACAAGCCAGTGAATAGCTGTGCATTGGTCTGGCAGGGCAGCGTGGCAAAGCCTGCCTTCCACAGGTTCACTGTACACAACTGCCGGAGTGAGGCTGCTGCTAAGAAGGTTTTTGCTGATGCCTCCGTTCCTCACTATTGGGACCTTGCTGTCAATTTTTCTGAAGATTCATCATGA
- the LOC120672841 gene encoding protein RDM16-like isoform X2: MLNKLGTTGTDTQVSKKENTKTAVEALTVTKGEAKHTGPVSGLPTSSVSGTPAAAGAIGIPGLTNISNLDAVKRAQELAAKMGFRQDPQFAPLINMFPGTSTELTVPQRPPKAPVLRLDAQGREIDEQGNIISMSKPTNLSTLKVNINKQKKEAFQIIKPDLDSLAKSSAHFDERMGINQNKLLRPKRPGFQFVEEGKLSRQAELHRIKSQFGEAQAKELKVKQAQLAKVKAEVDMNPNLIEVASGMRAPKQKQKEAIPDIEPWDAKILLSATYEVFTVEKLNMDRITIYVEHPEPLDPPAEPAPPPPQPLKLTKKEQKKLRTQRRLAKEKDRQEMIRQGLLEPPKPKVKMSNLMKVLGSEAVQDPTRLEMEIRTAAAEREQAHVDRNIARKLTPSERREKKERKLFDDSTNTVETTVCVYKIRDLSHPQTRFKVDVNAQENRLTGAAVITDGISVVVVEGGKKSIKRYNKLMLNRIDWAAAVSGEDDADEEPDKPVNSCALVWQGSVAKPAFHRFTVHNCRSEAAAKKVFADASVPHYWDLAVNFSEDSS, encoded by the exons ATG CTTAATAAACTTGGCACTACTGGCACTGATACACAAGTTTCTAAGAAAGAAAATACAAAAACAGCTGTAGAAGCACTGACTGTTACTAAAGGAGAAGCAAAGCATACTGGTCCAGTTTCTGGTCTGCCCACAAGTAGTGTCTCTGGGACTCCAGCGGCAGCTGGTGCAATTGGTATTCCGGGTCTTACAAACATTTCCAATCTGGATGCTGTGAAGCGAGCACAAGAGCTTGCTGCTAAGATGGGATTCCGGCAAGATCCACAGTTTGCTCCTCTCATCAACATGTTTCCTGGTACATCCACCGAACTTACTGTGCCTCAAAGACCTCCCAAGGCTCCTGTCCTTCGCCTTGATGCTCAGGGTAGGGAAATTGATGAGCAGGGAAACATTATCAGCATGTCAAAGCCAACAAATTTGAGTACTCTAAAG GTCAatataaacaagcaaaagaaggaggcTTTTCAAATCATCAAGCCAGACTTGGATTCTCTTGCAAAATCAAGTGCTCATTTTGATGAAAGGATGGGCATAAACCAAAACAAGCTCCTCCGTCCTAAAAGACCAGGATTTCAGTTTGTTGAAGAGGGCAAACTCTCTAGGCAGGCTGAATTGCATAGAATTAAG AGTCAATTTGGTGAAGCACAAGCTAAAGAGCTCAAAGTAAAGCAAGCCCAGCTTGCGAAGGTAAAGGCAGAAGTAGACATGAACCCAAACCTTATTGAAGTTGCTTCTGGTATGAGAGCTCCAAAGCAAAAGCAGAAGGAAGCAATTCCTGACATTGAGCCATG GGATGCAAAAATTTTACTTTCCGCCACATATGAGGTTTTCACTGTGGAGAAGCTTAATATGGACAGGATCACCATATATGTGGAACATCCAGAGCCATTAGACCCACCGGCTGAaccggcaccaccgccgccccagCCACTGAAGTTAACTAAAAAAGAGCAGAAGAAGCTGAGAACACAGAGGCGTCTTGCTAAGGAAAAAGATAGGCAAGAAATGATTAGGCAAGGCCTATTGGAGCCACCCAAACCAAAGGTCAAAATGAGCAATCTTATGAAAGTTCTAGGCTCTGAAGCTGTGCAAGATCCCACACGGCTGGAGATGGAAATCAGAACTGCCGCTGCAGAGCGTGAGCAGGCTCATGTAGACCGCAACATTGCCCGCAAGCTCACACCATCTGAGCGCCGTGAGAAGAAAGAGCGGAAGCTCTTTGATGATTCTACTAATACAGTGGAGACTACAGTTTGTGTTTACAAGATCAGAGACCTGTCCCATCCACAGACACGCTTCAAAGTTGATGTCAACGCACAAGAGAATAGGCTAACTGGTGCTGCAGTCATCACCGATGGTATCAGTGTTGTGGTTGTTGAAGGAGGGAAGAAGTCAATCAAAAGGTACAATAAGCTCATGCTCAACCGGATAGACTGGGCAGCCGCAGTTAGTGGTGAGGATGATGCTGACGAGGAACCTGACAAGCCAGTGAATAGCTGTGCATTGGTCTGGCAGGGCAGCGTGGCAAAGCCTGCCTTCCACAGGTTCACTGTACACAACTGCCGGAGTGAGGCTGCTGCTAAGAAGGTTTTTGCTGATGCCTCCGTTCCTCACTATTGGGACCTTGCTGTCAATTTTTCTGAAGATTCATCATGA